The genomic window CCTGTCGGCGCCGGCCTTTGTCAGCAAATTGGCAACCAGCTTTGCTGTAATCGGGTCCCGAGCCCTGGTCTTACGGTCTTGGCGTGCATACCCATAATAAGGTATTACCGCATTAATACGTTTTGCAGAAGCCCGCTTCAGAGCATCGATTACCACCAACAGTTCCATTAAATTTTCGTTGGCGGGAGCGGAGGTGGGCTGAACCACAAACACATCAGCGCCGCGAACACTTTCGCCGATTTGCACCCGTACTTCGCCATCACTAAACCTCCCCAGCTTTGCATCGCCCAACGGTGTTTCAATTTTTGCAGCTATGGCTTTGGCCAGTTCGCGATTGGCGCTGCCAGAAAAGATTTTCAACTTGCGGTCATAATACATTTAGTCTTTCCTCCAGTCTGGTTTAACGGTCTGTCGACACCGGGCAACTGCCAACGCCCGGGCGGGCACGTCATCGGTAATTGTAGAACCTGCCGCAACATATGCGTTGTCTTCGACATTGACAGGAGCGATCAAATTACTGTTACTCCCGATAAAGGCCTTATCCCCAATTGTGGTAATATGTTTCTTTTGACCGTCATAATTTGCGGTTATTACTCCGCAGCCAATGTTGGCGTGCGCTCCAATCCTCGCGTCACCCACGTACGCCAAATGAGGCACTTTACTGCCGTCGCCTGTATGGGCATTTTTCAGCTCAACAAAATCACCAATGCGGTTATCGCGACCGATTTGGCAATTGGGGCGGATATAGGCGAAGGGACCAACAGTGGTATTGTCGCCGATTGCCGAGTCCGAGATAATTGAGTTGCGGACCGTGACATTGTCTCCAATCCGGACATTTTCCAAAGTGGTTTCAGGACCAATTATGCAGTCTTCCCCAATTTCCGTCCCGCCTTTGATAAATGTATTGGGCAAAATAATTGTGTCGGGCGCAATCTTCACATCCACGTCAATCCAGGTGCTCCCGGGATCAACAATTGTTACTCCGGCAAGCATTAGGCGCTGATTGGTACGGTTTTTTAGCTCTTCGGCAACCACTGCCAACTGAACACGGTCATTAACCCCGGACATTTCCATGGGGTCCGACAGCTGATAGCCACCCACCGGCAAATTGTCCTGATTCAGTAAGGACAGGACATCCGTCAGATAGTACTCATCCTGGGCGTTGGCAGGAGTTAAGCGCTTTAGCACCGGCGAGACCCGTGGCCAATGGAAACAAAAGCTGCCGCTATTCACCTCAGTAATCTTACGCTGGCTGGGGTCGGCATCTTTATGTTCAACAATCCCCTGGACCCTGCCATCAGGATTGCGGATAATCCTTCCATAGCCGGTTGGGTCTTCAACATCGGCTGTGAGGACGGTTGCGGCGTTTTGACCGGCAAGGTGGTGATTAACCAACCCTTCGAGACTCTGGGCCGTCAACAGTGGGGCATCGCCATTTACAACCAGCACATTACCTTCAAACCCAGACAATGCTGATGCAGCTTGCAGCACAGCGTGTCCAGTTCCCAACTGCTCATGTTGACTAACCCAGTGGACATCCTTTTGTACCGCAGACCGCACCATGTCTGCTCCATAACCGACCACTACAAAGGTCTGCTCTACACCAACGGCTTCCAGGGTTGCGATAATTTGCTCCAGCATTGTCCGACCGCCAACTTTATGTAAAACCTTAGGCAACTTAGACTTCATCCGCGTTCCCTTGCCGGCAGCCAAAATTACAGCGGCCAAAGTTTTCATCTAACCGTCCCCCTTTGTCAAATAAAAATATACCGTATCCCTGTTGCAGGGTCAAGCCAACAAAAAAGGAGCCGCCAAGCTCCTTACGCTTCTTCCAGGATTTCGTTATTGTATTTATCGAGGATAGCAGTTTGAATCAGGTTTCTTGTTTCTGTGGTTATGGGGTGGGCAACGTCACGAAACTCGCCATCAGCGCCTTTTCTACTGGGCATAGCCACAAAGTAGCCGTTATTGCCCTCTACAACCTTAATGTCATGGACCACAAACTGATCGTCAAAAGTTACAGATACAACCGCCTTCATGCGTCCTGCCGCGTTAACCCTGCGAATTCGAATGTCAGTAATATTCATATTCTCACCCCTTGTAGAAGTTATAAAGCTGTATAATACTTCTGCGTAGGTCAGAAAATTCCTGCTACTTAATGGAAGTTTTTAAATATTTTTCACCTTCAGACCACTATTGGTCAAAGCTTGAATCAACTTATCGATATGTTCTTGATTTTTGGTCTCCAAGGACATTGTTACCTGGGTCCAATCCAGCGCCAGACCTTCCTGATGCCGGTCATGGGTAACAGAAATAACATTGGCGCCCAGTTTGGCAACGATATTTAGGACCTTTTGCAAGTTGCCAGGGCGGTCTGGAATCGTCAATTGCAAGGTTGCCAAGCGGCCGGTTTCATGGAGGCCGCGCTCAATTATGCGCGCTATCAGATTAACATCCACATTGCCTCCGCTGACAACGATGGCGGTGGGCACAGGTTTCATGCTTTCAGGTTGATACAGTGCGGCGGCCAGGCCAACGGCCCCAGCGCCTTCTACCAAGGTTTTTAAACGCTCAAGACTCAGCAGCATTGCCGAGGCGATTTGTTCGTCAGAAACAGTCACAACTGCGTCCAAGTGCTCCAATAGCAACTTGGATGTAACTTTGCCTGGGCGCTTTACGGCAATTCCGTCGGCGATTGTCGATGTGGCCTGGGACTCTGTCAATTGCCCCCCTAAAAAACTGCGGTACACCGCATCAGCGCCTTGCGCCTGCACCCCTACCAGGCGCACAGATGGCTTCATGGCCTTAAGGGCGCTCGCAATTCCAGCAGCCAGCCCGCCGCCACCGATTGGCACCACCACTTGCTCCACTTCCGGCAGCTGCTCCAACAGTTCTAACCCGATTGTCCCCTGGCCGGCAATAATCCGCTTATCGTCGAAAGCATGGATGTACTCAAGCTTTTGTTCAGCTGCCAGCTCTACAGCTACCTGGTAGCACTCATCGTAGTTGTTTCCCTGTTGAATAACATGGGCGCCGTAATTCCGCGTGGCTTCCGCCTTGGTGAGCGGCGCTCCCTCAGGCATGACGATTGTTGATTTCAATCCCAGCTGACTGGCGGCATAGGCAACTCCCTGGGCATGATTGCCAGCGGAAGCAGCAATTACTCCCGGACAGTCAGGGAGAATATTGAGTATACGGTTGGCGGCCCCCCGCAGCTTAAAGGAGCCGGTCTTTTGGTGGCACTCCAACTTAAAATGCACCGGGTACCCGGTCATCTGACTGATAGAGCGAGAATAGCGCGTTGGTGTGACGCGGATAATCTCGGCGATTGCCGCACGGGCGGCCTTAATTTCTTCCAAGCCTAGGGATTGTTCCATTATTATTCCTCCCACGTAACAGAGATAGTTTCGTCGGGGTTCAAGGTCAGTAGTGAAGAGTATTTGCTGACGAGCTTATCAACAGGCTGCCCTGTCGCTATCAACACACCGGTTCCCACTACCCGGGCGTCGAACTCCTTTACCAAGTGTTCCAATCCCAAAGCAGAGCCACCGGCCTTCATAAAATCATCAATTATCAACACATTGCTGCCCGCCGCCAAACTGCGTTTGGGTAAAAACATGGTTTCAATCCTGCGCCCGGAACCGGTGAGATAATTGGTAGAAACCGAGGGTCCCTCTGTCACCCGGTTGCTGCGTCTCGCAATCAGCAAAGGGCAGTTGAGATAATAAGCTGTAAACATAGCCAGCGGTATCCCCTTGGTTTCCAGCGTCAGCACCTGGTCCGGTCTAGTTTCTGAGAATAGATGCGCAAAGATTAGACCGAGACGGGCGGTGACTGCAGGATTGAAAAGCAAATCAGAATAATAAACAAAGCCGCCAGTCAGACGACGCTGGGGCGCGTTGAGCTCTGCAGCCAGTTCCTGAAGGATTTGGGCAGCTTTTTGCTTACTGATACCCGGGCGGTAGCAAACACCGCCTGCAGCCCCGATGCTGGACTCAATGGATGCGTTTGTAGAAGACAGAACCTCCTTGATAAAGCTCAGATCTTCACTTAAGGTCGATTTAGCTACATTATATTTATTTGCGAACTCGCTCAGGGAAAAGAAGCGGTTTGGATTGGCAACCAGCTCGGCGGTCATGGCCACCAGTCGTTGATTGCGACTATTCTTTGGTTTTTCCATGTGCTCAACTCCAGTGGCATAATTATCCTAATTATATGCCGAACACCGCTGTTATGGCAACATAATAGAAAAATAACGACTAAAAAGCCGCTATTTAGCCTGCGGCTGCCAACTGGGCAAGCGCGCACTAATTAATTTATAATCGCTTTCCTTGTCCACATCCGTACCCAGTTCCGGATAAGCAGACAAAATTGCCCGACAGCGCACTCCAAGGATGGACGACATCTTTGCCTCGATCTCCGTAAGGGAAAGGCGCCGGGAAACTAATTTACACAAAGTGCCCAATCCGACCAAGCGGGCCATGCGCAGGGGGCTTTTCCTGGCTTCAAAAAACTGTTCCGCCGCCTTTGCCGCAACCGGTACGGCCCCTGAATCAATAACAATAATATTACCCCCGGTAAAAACTCCGTCTCTTAACTTGGCATAAGTCCGTTTCATGCCAGGGAACACACGCTCGTTGTCTTCCCTGCTAACCAGCGGATAAAACAGTTCTGCGTCACGGCAGCGAGAGAGGAAATCTTCTACCGCTTGACTGGTAATCAGCGGGATGTCGCAGGATGAAAGGATGAGCGTCCCTTCAAGCTCCCGGGCTGCAGCGAGAATATTTGCAATCATGCTTCCTTGCTGGGGAATAACCTTGACAT from Bacillota bacterium includes these protein-coding regions:
- the glmU gene encoding bifunctional UDP-N-acetylglucosamine diphosphorylase/glucosamine-1-phosphate N-acetyltransferase GlmU encodes the protein MKTLAAVILAAGKGTRMKSKLPKVLHKVGGRTMLEQIIATLEAVGVEQTFVVVGYGADMVRSAVQKDVHWVSQHEQLGTGHAVLQAASALSGFEGNVLVVNGDAPLLTAQSLEGLVNHHLAGQNAATVLTADVEDPTGYGRIIRNPDGRVQGIVEHKDADPSQRKITEVNSGSFCFHWPRVSPVLKRLTPANAQDEYYLTDVLSLLNQDNLPVGGYQLSDPMEMSGVNDRVQLAVVAEELKNRTNQRLMLAGVTIVDPGSTWIDVDVKIAPDTIILPNTFIKGGTEIGEDCIIGPETTLENVRIGDNVTVRNSIISDSAIGDNTTVGPFAYIRPNCQIGRDNRIGDFVELKNAHTGDGSKVPHLAYVGDARIGAHANIGCGVITANYDGQKKHITTIGDKAFIGSNSNLIAPVNVEDNAYVAAGSTITDDVPARALAVARCRQTVKPDWRKD
- the spoVG gene encoding septation regulator SpoVG, translating into MNITDIRIRRVNAAGRMKAVVSVTFDDQFVVHDIKVVEGNNGYFVAMPSRKGADGEFRDVAHPITTETRNLIQTAILDKYNNEILEEA
- a CDS encoding threonine ammonia-lyase yields the protein MEQSLGLEEIKAARAAIAEIIRVTPTRYSRSISQMTGYPVHFKLECHQKTGSFKLRGAANRILNILPDCPGVIAASAGNHAQGVAYAASQLGLKSTIVMPEGAPLTKAEATRNYGAHVIQQGNNYDECYQVAVELAAEQKLEYIHAFDDKRIIAGQGTIGLELLEQLPEVEQVVVPIGGGGLAAGIASALKAMKPSVRLVGVQAQGADAVYRSFLGGQLTESQATSTIADGIAVKRPGKVTSKLLLEHLDAVVTVSDEQIASAMLLSLERLKTLVEGAGAVGLAAALYQPESMKPVPTAIVVSGGNVDVNLIARIIERGLHETGRLATLQLTIPDRPGNLQKVLNIVAKLGANVISVTHDRHQEGLALDWTQVTMSLETKNQEHIDKLIQALTNSGLKVKNI
- the purR gene encoding pur operon repressor gives rise to the protein MEKPKNSRNQRLVAMTAELVANPNRFFSLSEFANKYNVAKSTLSEDLSFIKEVLSSTNASIESSIGAAGGVCYRPGISKQKAAQILQELAAELNAPQRRLTGGFVYYSDLLFNPAVTARLGLIFAHLFSETRPDQVLTLETKGIPLAMFTAYYLNCPLLIARRSNRVTEGPSVSTNYLTGSGRRIETMFLPKRSLAAGSNVLIIDDFMKAGGSALGLEHLVKEFDARVVGTGVLIATGQPVDKLVSKYSSLLTLNPDETISVTWEE
- a CDS encoding molybdopterin-guanine dinucleotide biosynthesis protein A, which produces MKPVYAVILAGDNLDHKVREGEAVANKAFLAINGRPMLEYVIDCYLQTDLAGVAVVGPEDKLSTLVGDDVKVIPQQGSMIANILAAARELEGTLILSSCDIPLITSQAVEDFLSRCRDAELFYPLVSREDNERVFPGMKRTYAKLRDGVFTGGNIIVIDSGAVPVAAKAAEQFFEARKSPLRMARLVGLGTLCKLVSRRLSLTEIEAKMSSILGVRCRAILSAYPELGTDVDKESDYKLISARLPSWQPQAK